From Streptomyces sp. NBC_00775, one genomic window encodes:
- a CDS encoding ABC transporter permease, giving the protein MRATLRWAHADLRTHRGEALFIVLATAGIVASLLLATALFGYATNPWQRVFAQSHGAHVWIHTGPSADADRLADLDGVESVAGPYPTASATVESRGTRASVELRGAVEPPATGRPLLDSGRWLDPARPDGVVLESSLARALWAEPGDTLTVPGTTRTLTVLGVTDSAEPRYSPGEHSGLVWALPSAVQRYAGRTGQVIGLRLTDPGDTDYAVQRAVTLLGAGAVTEVSHWQQARAEAQGDNRLLGQVLGLFGLGALLAAALAVHGAIGTRIRGHLRDISVLKAIGFTPGQVVRIFLLQHVAFALLGAVLAAALCETLGSRVPGRLGDAVGVWQGLPGHTAALFAIPVAAMLFIAATTGLAAWRAGRVPPVPGLRAGAPLGGRLSGLARGALGLRLPSALVLGWHKAFTRRPRSLATIARLALPLLLIVVAMSAWTTIDRFHSRPEQIGLAAALTVRADENLSDADVRALLAKNPQVTDVHPGVEVAALVPGQTGTIALRGLGTHQDPYPFSLAEGRLARGPDEAVAGQGLLDLMDVHVGDWVRITVGEQPQILHIVGRSIEPENSGRVISTSLDTLRENDPDLRPTLYQLQLRPGADPHKVATELATAAHGRFDVHTVTNPADGLSPLRGVVVGLIAVLALIGLIELLTAIGGTVREGERDLLALKAIGLTPRQITAVTVTATGCTALAAVLVGTALGVPLAHWLIDSQGRSSGIGAGIAQGPSPVLLLLFGTAAVLGAATLAALPAARATRRRLADTLSAVA; this is encoded by the coding sequence ATGCGGGCCACTCTGCGCTGGGCGCACGCCGATCTGCGGACGCATCGCGGCGAGGCGCTGTTCATCGTGCTCGCCACCGCTGGGATCGTCGCCTCGCTGCTGCTGGCCACGGCGCTCTTCGGGTACGCGACCAACCCCTGGCAGCGCGTCTTCGCCCAGTCGCACGGCGCGCACGTGTGGATCCACACCGGCCCGTCGGCCGATGCGGACAGGCTCGCCGACCTGGACGGAGTCGAGTCCGTCGCGGGCCCGTACCCCACCGCCTCCGCCACCGTCGAGTCGCGCGGCACCCGCGCCTCCGTCGAACTGCGCGGCGCCGTCGAACCGCCCGCCACCGGCCGACCGCTCCTCGACTCCGGCCGCTGGCTGGACCCCGCCAGGCCCGACGGCGTGGTGCTGGAGAGCAGCCTCGCCCGGGCGCTGTGGGCCGAGCCCGGCGACACCCTCACCGTGCCCGGCACCACACGGACCCTGACCGTCCTGGGCGTCACCGACAGCGCCGAGCCCCGCTACAGCCCCGGCGAGCACTCGGGCCTCGTGTGGGCACTGCCGTCCGCCGTGCAGAGATACGCCGGGCGCACCGGCCAGGTGATCGGGCTGCGGCTGACCGATCCCGGCGACACGGACTACGCCGTCCAACGGGCCGTCACCCTCCTGGGCGCCGGAGCGGTCACCGAGGTCTCCCACTGGCAGCAGGCGCGGGCCGAGGCCCAGGGCGACAACCGGCTGCTGGGGCAGGTACTGGGCCTGTTCGGCCTCGGCGCGCTGCTCGCCGCCGCGCTCGCCGTGCACGGCGCGATCGGCACCCGTATCCGCGGCCATCTGCGGGACATCTCGGTGCTGAAGGCGATCGGTTTCACGCCCGGCCAGGTGGTGCGGATCTTCCTGCTCCAGCACGTGGCGTTCGCGCTGCTGGGCGCCGTGCTGGCCGCCGCGCTCTGCGAGACGCTGGGCAGCCGCGTCCCGGGGCGTCTGGGCGACGCGGTCGGTGTGTGGCAGGGGCTCCCGGGGCACACGGCGGCACTCTTCGCGATACCCGTGGCCGCGATGCTGTTCATCGCCGCGACGACAGGACTCGCGGCCTGGCGCGCCGGACGGGTGCCGCCGGTGCCCGGGTTGCGGGCCGGGGCGCCGCTCGGCGGGCGGCTGTCGGGCCTGGCGCGCGGGGCGCTCGGGCTGCGGCTGCCGTCCGCGCTGGTCCTGGGCTGGCACAAGGCGTTCACACGACGGCCGCGCTCGCTGGCCACGATCGCCCGGCTCGCGCTGCCGCTGCTGCTGATCGTGGTGGCCATGAGCGCGTGGACCACCATCGACCGCTTCCACAGCAGGCCCGAGCAGATCGGTCTGGCGGCCGCGCTCACGGTGCGGGCGGACGAGAACCTGAGCGATGCGGACGTACGAGCCCTGCTGGCCAAGAACCCGCAGGTCACCGACGTCCACCCGGGCGTCGAGGTGGCCGCCCTGGTCCCCGGCCAGACGGGCACGATCGCGCTGCGCGGGCTCGGCACCCACCAGGATCCGTACCCGTTCTCGCTGGCCGAGGGCCGCCTCGCGCGCGGACCCGACGAGGCGGTGGCCGGTCAGGGGCTGCTCGACCTGATGGACGTCCACGTCGGCGACTGGGTGCGGATCACGGTGGGCGAACAGCCGCAGATCCTGCACATCGTGGGCCGCAGCATCGAGCCGGAGAACAGCGGCCGGGTCATCTCGACCTCGCTCGACACCCTCCGCGAGAACGACCCCGACCTCCGGCCGACCCTCTACCAGCTCCAGCTGCGTCCCGGCGCCGACCCGCACAAGGTGGCCACCGAGCTGGCCACAGCCGCGCACGGACGCTTCGACGTGCACACCGTGACCAACCCGGCCGACGGGCTCTCGCCGCTGCGCGGGGTCGTCGTGGGGCTGATCGCCGTACTGGCCCTGATCGGGCTCATCGAGCTGCTCACCGCGATCGGCGGCACCGTGCGCGAGGGCGAGCGGGATCTGCTGGCGCTGAAGGCGATCGGGCTGACTCCGCGGCAGATCACCGCGGTCACCGTGACGGCGACGGGGTGCACGGCCCTGGCAGCGGTCCTCGTGGGTACGGCGCTGGGGGTGCCCCTCGCGCACTGGCTGATCGACTCTCAGGGCAGGTCGAGCGGCATCGGGGCCGGTATCGCCCAGGGGCCGTCCCCCGTGCTTCTGCTGCTGTTCGGCACGGCCGCCGTGCTGGGCGCCGCCACACTCGCCGCCCTGCCCGCGGCGCGAGCGACCCGCCGACGATTGGCGGACACGCTCAGCGCGGTGGCCTGA
- the pgi gene encoding glucose-6-phosphate isomerase codes for MNADSRTRLNQTPEWTALAKHREEFADTHLRDLFAADPGRGSGYTLQVGDLHVDYSKHLVTDETLRLLRELAAATDVFGLRDAMFRGEKINVTEDRAVLHTALRAPRDAVIEVDGENVVPAVHAVLDKMGDFAERVRSGAWTGHTGKRIKNVVNIGIGGSDLGPAMAYEVLRSFTDRDLTVRFVSNVDGADLHEAVRDLDAAETLFIIASKTFTTIETITNATSARDWLLTELRAGQDAVAKHFVALSTNAEKVSDFGIDTANMFGFWDWVGGRYSYDSAIGLSLMIAIGPNHFREMLNGFLLVDEHFRTAPAESNVPLLLGLLGIWYGNFHDAQSHAVLPYSHYLSKFTAYLQQLDMESNGKSVDRDGHPVGWQTGPVVWGTPGTNGQHAYYQLIHQGTKLIPADFIGFAEPVADLLPGLVAQHDLLMANFFAQTQALAFGKTPDEVRSEGVPEELVPHKTFQGNHPTTTILARELTPSVLGQLVALYEHKVFVQGAVWNIDSFDQWGVELGKVLAKRVEPALTDGADVPGLDESTKALVAKYRELRGR; via the coding sequence ATGAACGCAGACAGCCGTACCAGGCTCAACCAGACGCCCGAGTGGACCGCTCTGGCCAAGCACCGCGAGGAGTTCGCGGACACCCATCTGCGGGACCTGTTCGCGGCCGATCCCGGGCGCGGCTCCGGCTACACACTTCAGGTCGGCGATCTGCACGTCGACTACTCCAAGCACCTGGTCACCGACGAGACGCTGCGGCTGCTGCGCGAGCTGGCCGCGGCGACCGACGTCTTCGGGCTGCGGGACGCCATGTTCCGGGGCGAGAAGATCAACGTCACCGAGGACCGCGCGGTGCTGCACACCGCGCTGCGCGCCCCGCGCGACGCCGTGATCGAGGTCGACGGGGAGAACGTCGTCCCCGCGGTGCACGCGGTGCTCGACAAGATGGGTGACTTCGCCGAGCGCGTCCGCTCCGGCGCCTGGACCGGACACACCGGCAAGCGCATCAAGAACGTCGTCAACATCGGCATCGGCGGCTCCGACCTCGGTCCGGCGATGGCGTACGAGGTGCTGCGTTCGTTCACGGACCGGGATCTGACGGTCCGGTTCGTGTCGAACGTGGACGGCGCCGATCTGCACGAGGCCGTCCGCGACCTCGACGCGGCCGAGACGCTGTTCATCATCGCCTCGAAGACGTTCACCACGATCGAGACGATCACCAACGCGACCTCCGCGCGCGACTGGCTGCTGACCGAGCTGAGAGCCGGTCAGGACGCCGTCGCGAAGCACTTCGTGGCACTGTCGACGAACGCCGAGAAGGTGTCGGACTTCGGCATCGACACGGCCAACATGTTCGGGTTCTGGGACTGGGTCGGCGGGCGCTACTCGTACGACTCGGCGATCGGCCTGTCCTTGATGATCGCCATCGGCCCGAACCACTTCCGGGAGATGCTCAACGGGTTCCTTCTCGTCGACGAGCACTTCCGCACGGCTCCCGCCGAGTCCAACGTGCCGCTGCTCCTGGGCCTGCTGGGTATCTGGTACGGCAACTTCCACGACGCCCAGTCGCACGCCGTACTGCCCTACTCGCACTACCTGTCCAAGTTCACGGCGTACTTGCAGCAGCTGGACATGGAGTCCAACGGCAAGTCGGTGGACCGCGACGGCCACCCCGTGGGATGGCAGACCGGGCCGGTCGTGTGGGGCACGCCGGGCACCAACGGGCAGCACGCGTACTACCAACTCATCCACCAGGGCACCAAGTTGATCCCGGCCGACTTCATCGGCTTCGCCGAGCCGGTCGCCGATCTGCTGCCGGGGCTGGTCGCCCAGCACGACCTGCTGATGGCGAACTTCTTCGCGCAGACGCAGGCCCTCGCCTTCGGCAAGACACCGGACGAGGTGCGCTCCGAGGGGGTGCCCGAGGAGCTGGTGCCGCACAAGACGTTCCAGGGCAACCACCCCACGACCACGATCCTCGCGCGCGAGCTGACCCCTTCGGTGCTGGGCCAGTTGGTCGCCCTCTACGAACACAAGGTGTTCGTCCAGGGCGCCGTGTGGAACATCGACTCCTTCGACCAGTGGGGCGTCGAGCTCGGCAAGGTCCTCGCCAAGCGTGTGGAGCCGGCGCTGACGGACGGCGCGGACGTGCCGGGTCTCGACGAGTCGACGAAGGCGCTTGTCGCCAAGTACCGGGAGCTGCGCGGCCGGTAG
- a CDS encoding phosphoglycerate kinase, with amino-acid sequence MKTIDELLAEGVDGKRVFVRADLNVPLAEGLITDDGRIRAVLPTVKALAGAGAKVVVASHLGRPKGAPDPAFSLLPAAERLGELLGAPVAFAQDTVGPAAHDAVNGLEPGQVAVIENLRFNAGETSKDDTERGEFADQLAALVDVYVGDGFGAVHRKHASVFDLPARLPHYAGYLIATEVGVLKKLTEDVKRPYVVALGGAKVSDKLAVIDQLLGKADRLLIGGGMAYTFLKAQGHEVGISLLQEDQVPAVQEYIARAEKNGVELVLPVDVLVSTEFPDLKTKAPANPTTVAADAIPADQEGLDIGPETRKLYASKLADAATVFWNGPMGVFEHPDYAEGTKAVAQALLDSPAFTVVGGGDSAAAVRILGFDETAFGHISTGGGASLEYLEGKTLPGLAALED; translated from the coding sequence ATGAAGACGATCGACGAACTTCTCGCCGAAGGCGTGGACGGCAAGCGGGTCTTCGTCCGCGCCGACCTGAACGTGCCGCTGGCCGAAGGCCTCATCACCGACGACGGCCGTATCCGCGCCGTCCTGCCGACCGTCAAGGCGCTGGCCGGGGCCGGCGCCAAGGTGGTCGTCGCCTCGCACCTGGGCCGCCCCAAGGGCGCCCCGGACCCGGCCTTCTCCCTGCTTCCCGCCGCCGAGCGCCTCGGGGAACTCCTCGGCGCGCCCGTCGCGTTCGCCCAGGACACCGTCGGCCCCGCCGCCCACGACGCCGTGAACGGTCTGGAGCCCGGCCAGGTCGCGGTCATCGAGAACCTGCGCTTCAACGCCGGTGAGACGTCGAAGGACGACACCGAGCGTGGTGAGTTCGCCGACCAGCTGGCTGCCCTGGTCGACGTCTACGTGGGTGACGGTTTCGGTGCCGTGCACCGCAAGCATGCCTCGGTCTTCGACCTTCCGGCGCGCCTCCCGCACTACGCCGGTTACCTCATCGCCACCGAGGTCGGCGTCCTGAAGAAGCTCACCGAGGACGTCAAGCGCCCCTACGTGGTCGCGCTCGGTGGCGCCAAGGTCTCCGACAAGCTCGCCGTCATCGACCAGCTGCTCGGCAAGGCCGACCGTCTGCTCATCGGCGGCGGCATGGCGTACACCTTCCTCAAGGCCCAGGGCCACGAGGTCGGCATCTCCCTCCTCCAGGAGGACCAGGTTCCGGCCGTCCAGGAGTACATCGCTCGCGCGGAGAAGAACGGCGTCGAGCTGGTCCTCCCCGTCGACGTCCTCGTCTCCACGGAGTTCCCGGACCTGAAGACGAAGGCTCCGGCCAACCCCACCACCGTCGCCGCGGACGCCATCCCGGCCGACCAGGAGGGTCTGGACATCGGTCCCGAGACCCGCAAGCTGTACGCATCGAAGCTCGCCGACGCGGCCACCGTCTTCTGGAACGGTCCGATGGGCGTCTTCGAGCACCCCGACTACGCCGAGGGCACCAAGGCGGTCGCCCAGGCCCTTCTCGACTCCCCGGCCTTCACGGTCGTCGGCGGTGGCGACTCCGCCGCGGCCGTCCGCATCCTGGGCTTCGACGAGACGGCATTCGGCCACATCTCGACCGGCGGCGGCGCCTCCCTCGAATACCTCGAGGGCAAGACGCTCCCCGGCCTCGCCGCACTGGAGGACTGA
- the tpiA gene encoding triose-phosphate isomerase, with translation MTTRTPLMAGNWKMNLNHLEAIAHVQKLAFALADKDYDACEVAVLPPFTDLRSVQTLVDGDKLKIKYGAQDISAHDSGAYTGEISGPMLAKLKCTYVAIGHSERRQYHAETDEIVNAKVKAAYKHGLTPILCVGEELEIREAGNHVSHTLAQVEGGLKDLPAEQAESIVIAYEPVWAIGTGKVCGADDAQEVCAAIRGKLAELYSQELADQVRIQYGGSVKSGNVAEIMAKPDIDGALVGGASLDADEFVKIVRFRDQ, from the coding sequence ATGACCACTCGCACGCCGCTGATGGCGGGCAACTGGAAGATGAACCTCAACCACCTCGAGGCCATCGCCCACGTCCAGAAGCTCGCCTTCGCCCTGGCCGACAAGGACTACGACGCCTGTGAGGTCGCCGTCCTGCCGCCCTTCACCGACCTGCGCTCCGTGCAGACCCTGGTCGACGGCGACAAGCTCAAGATCAAGTACGGCGCCCAGGACATCTCGGCGCACGACTCCGGCGCGTACACCGGCGAGATCTCCGGCCCGATGCTGGCCAAGCTGAAGTGCACGTACGTGGCGATCGGGCACTCCGAGCGCCGCCAGTACCACGCCGAGACCGACGAGATCGTCAACGCAAAGGTCAAGGCCGCGTACAAGCACGGCCTGACCCCGATCCTGTGCGTCGGCGAGGAGCTGGAGATCCGCGAGGCGGGCAACCACGTCTCGCACACGCTCGCGCAGGTCGAGGGCGGCCTCAAGGACCTCCCGGCCGAGCAGGCCGAGTCCATCGTGATCGCTTACGAGCCCGTCTGGGCCATCGGCACCGGCAAGGTCTGCGGCGCCGACGACGCCCAGGAGGTCTGCGCGGCGATCCGCGGCAAGCTCGCCGAGCTGTACTCGCAGGAGCTGGCCGACCAGGTCCGCATCCAGTACGGCGGCTCCGTGAAGTCCGGGAACGTCGCCGAGATCATGGCGAAGCCCGACATCGACGGCGCCCTGGTCGGCGGCGCCTCGCTCGACGCCGACGAGTTCGTCAAGATCGTCCGGTTCCGCGACCAGTGA
- a CDS encoding ABC transporter ATP-binding protein: protein MSRTAPSPRPEDAPAEDAPVLRAEGLVKTHYGEGAPAHAVRGVDLAVRKGEFVAVTGPSGAGKSTLLHLLGGLQRPDSGSVWLDGECTDAYSEARWAVERRRRIGIVFQFFNLVSNLSVADNVELPALLAGLSPKQARAERETLLAELGLEGKERSMPGELSGGEQQRVALARALVNHPPLLLADEPAGSLDSKGTREVTRLLSRFHQRGQTIVLVTHDARLASAADRVISFFDGRIADDAELDGTPSRGVGISGVLELKD from the coding sequence ATGAGCCGCACCGCTCCTTCGCCGCGCCCCGAGGACGCTCCCGCCGAGGACGCCCCTGTGCTGCGCGCCGAGGGCCTGGTCAAGACCCACTACGGCGAGGGTGCGCCCGCGCATGCCGTGCGTGGCGTGGATCTTGCCGTACGCAAGGGCGAGTTCGTGGCCGTCACCGGCCCGTCCGGTGCCGGGAAGTCGACCCTGCTGCATCTGCTCGGGGGGCTCCAGCGCCCGGATTCCGGCAGCGTCTGGCTGGACGGCGAGTGCACGGACGCGTACAGCGAGGCGCGCTGGGCGGTCGAACGCCGGCGCCGTATCGGCATCGTCTTCCAGTTCTTCAACCTGGTGTCGAACCTGTCGGTCGCCGACAACGTCGAGCTGCCCGCCCTGCTCGCCGGCCTCTCCCCCAAGCAGGCGCGCGCCGAGCGCGAGACGCTCCTCGCCGAGCTGGGTCTGGAGGGCAAGGAGCGCAGCATGCCGGGCGAGCTGTCCGGCGGCGAGCAGCAGCGCGTCGCGCTCGCGCGGGCCCTGGTCAACCATCCGCCCCTGCTGCTCGCCGACGAGCCCGCGGGCAGCCTCGACAGCAAGGGCACCCGCGAGGTGACCCGGCTGCTGTCCCGCTTTCACCAGCGCGGCCAGACCATCGTGCTGGTCACCCATGACGCACGGCTCGCGAGCGCCGCGGACCGGGTGATCAGCTTCTTCGACGGCCGCATCGCCGACGACGCGGAACTCGACGGCACGCCGTCGCGGGGCGTGGGGATATCCGGCGTGCTGGAACTGAAGGACTGA
- a CDS encoding MFS transporter: MTTAEVAGVRAPAWRGGFGRLWTAAVVSQFGDALRTAALPLLAVRLTDDPLVIASVTACGYLPWLLFGLLGGALADRVDQRRAMWAVDTVRGALVASFALAVGFGHASIALLITLAFTLTTLQTLFDNAATALLPSLVDKEALGSANARLMTGQRLAGGLLAGPFVPLLLTVGAAMPFTADAATYLLAAALVASLRIRAPEREPRPAGSTLRAEIAEGLRALWRDRVLRATCTATLLCNIGMGALIATLVLHVTRWLHTGNAGYAAAMTAYSAGSFSGGFVAQRVARRFGRARSLLLGGSVQTASLLLMGTVRHLGALIVGMALLGLMNMVWNVNQVTLMQQRSPADMVGRISSAFRTASTSGAPIGALLGGAVAGAYGLNGPALLAAVLFAFAVISLIPALKPDVSVVEPDDGVTTARVKP; this comes from the coding sequence GTGACGACGGCTGAAGTGGCGGGTGTGCGGGCGCCCGCGTGGCGCGGGGGATTCGGGCGGCTGTGGACCGCGGCCGTGGTGTCGCAGTTCGGGGACGCCCTGCGCACCGCCGCGCTGCCGCTGCTCGCCGTGCGGCTCACCGACGATCCGCTCGTCATCGCCTCCGTGACGGCCTGCGGCTATCTCCCGTGGCTTCTTTTCGGGCTGCTGGGCGGGGCGCTCGCCGACCGAGTGGACCAGCGGCGGGCGATGTGGGCCGTGGACACGGTACGCGGCGCACTGGTGGCCTCCTTCGCCCTGGCCGTCGGGTTCGGGCACGCGTCGATCGCCCTGCTGATCACCCTCGCCTTCACCTTGACCACCCTCCAGACCCTCTTCGACAACGCGGCCACGGCCCTGCTGCCGTCGCTGGTGGACAAAGAGGCCCTCGGCAGCGCCAACGCGAGACTGATGACCGGCCAGCGGCTCGCCGGAGGACTGCTCGCGGGTCCCTTCGTGCCGCTGCTGCTGACCGTCGGGGCCGCCATGCCGTTCACGGCGGACGCGGCCACCTATCTGCTCGCCGCCGCACTGGTGGCCTCACTGCGGATCCGGGCGCCCGAGCGGGAGCCCCGGCCGGCCGGAAGCACGCTGCGCGCCGAGATAGCCGAGGGACTGCGCGCGCTGTGGCGCGACCGGGTACTGCGGGCGACGTGCACGGCCACCCTGCTGTGCAACATCGGCATGGGCGCGCTCATCGCCACCCTGGTGCTGCACGTGACGCGCTGGCTGCACACAGGGAACGCGGGATACGCGGCGGCGATGACGGCGTACTCGGCGGGCAGCTTCAGCGGCGGCTTCGTCGCTCAGCGAGTCGCGCGCCGGTTCGGGCGGGCCCGCAGCCTGCTGCTGGGCGGATCCGTCCAGACGGCGTCGCTGCTGCTGATGGGCACCGTCCGTCACCTCGGCGCCCTCATCGTGGGCATGGCGCTGCTCGGACTGATGAACATGGTCTGGAACGTCAACCAGGTCACGCTGATGCAGCAGCGCAGCCCCGCGGACATGGTCGGCCGCATCAGCTCCGCGTTCCGTACCGCCTCCACCTCCGGGGCCCCGATCGGCGCCCTCCTGGGCGGCGCGGTGGCGGGGGCGTACGGGCTGAACGGGCCCGCGCTGTTGGCGGCCGTGCTCTTCGCGTTCGCCGTCATCTCGCTGATACCCGCGCTCAAGCCGGACGTATCTGTTGTTGAGCCGGACGACGGCGTGACGACAGCTCGCGTCAAGCCCTGA
- a CDS encoding ABC transporter substrate-binding protein, with translation MRWIRAAGRGLLVAAVVLSGYVASGAQTDGAHGGGRGPLTLATAGDLTNYLGPLLDGWNRTHPGEKVTLVELPDSADETHAQMTTDLRGGDRSRFDVLNIDVAWTSEFAAAGWISPLPRDRFPLGGFLPPVVNTATYDGRLYAVPYVTNAGLLLYRKDILAKEGVAPPRTWAELEKQAKTIAPKYGLDGYAGQFLPYEGLTVNAAEAVYSAGGTILGDEGERVTVDSAAAREGIGFLARGVRDGWIPKKALTYKEQESKQAFQDGHLLFLRNWPYAYVSASAKGSAVAGKVGAVPLPGPDGPGTSVLGGSNLAVNTHARHPDSAARLIAYLTSERVQRQVLTRGALPPVRADLYQDPELIREFPYLPTLRTSVLAAAPRPKSPRYDQVSLAVQAVVHDALTGHETPEAAVRRLARELADISRRG, from the coding sequence ATGCGGTGGATACGCGCCGCCGGTAGGGGCCTCCTGGTCGCGGCGGTGGTCCTGTCCGGTTACGTCGCCTCGGGCGCCCAGACCGACGGTGCGCACGGCGGCGGCCGCGGTCCGCTCACGCTGGCCACCGCCGGTGACCTCACCAACTATCTGGGGCCGCTGCTCGACGGCTGGAACCGCACCCACCCCGGCGAGAAGGTCACCCTCGTCGAACTCCCGGACTCCGCGGACGAGACCCACGCGCAGATGACCACCGACCTGCGCGGCGGCGACCGGAGCCGCTTCGACGTCCTCAACATCGACGTCGCCTGGACCTCGGAGTTCGCCGCCGCGGGCTGGATCTCCCCACTGCCGCGCGACCGTTTCCCGCTCGGCGGCTTCCTGCCGCCGGTCGTCAACACGGCGACGTACGACGGAAGGCTGTACGCCGTCCCGTACGTCACCAACGCCGGACTGCTCCTCTACCGCAAGGACATCCTGGCCAAGGAGGGCGTCGCGCCCCCGCGCACCTGGGCCGAGCTGGAGAAACAGGCGAAGACCATCGCGCCGAAGTACGGACTCGACGGTTACGCGGGCCAGTTCCTGCCCTACGAGGGGCTCACCGTGAACGCCGCCGAGGCGGTCTACTCGGCAGGCGGCACGATCCTCGGCGACGAGGGCGAGCGCGTCACGGTCGACTCCGCGGCGGCACGCGAGGGCATCGGCTTCCTCGCCCGCGGCGTACGCGACGGCTGGATCCCGAAGAAGGCGCTCACGTACAAGGAGCAGGAGTCCAAACAGGCCTTCCAGGACGGCCACCTCCTCTTCCTGCGCAACTGGCCGTACGCCTACGTCAGCGCCTCCGCCAAGGGCTCCGCGGTCGCCGGGAAGGTCGGCGCGGTGCCGCTGCCCGGACCCGACGGGCCAGGGACGAGCGTGCTCGGCGGTTCGAATCTCGCGGTCAACACGCATGCCCGGCACCCCGACTCCGCGGCGCGCCTGATCGCGTACCTCACCAGCGAGCGGGTGCAGCGGCAGGTCCTCACGCGCGGTGCGCTGCCGCCCGTACGGGCCGACCTCTACCAGGACCCGGAACTGATCCGGGAGTTCCCGTATCTGCCGACGCTGCGCACGAGCGTCCTCGCGGCGGCCCCGCGCCCCAAGAGCCCCCGCTACGACCAGGTCAGCCTGGCCGTTCAGGCGGTCGTGCACGACGCGCTGACGGGCCACGAGACGCCCGAGGCGGCGGTGCGCCGGCTGGCGCGCGAGCTGGCCGACATCTCCCGCCGGGGCTGA
- a CDS encoding RNA polymerase-binding protein RbpA produces the protein MASGNAIRGSRVGAGPMGEAERGESAPRLRISFWCSNGHETVPSFASDAQVPETWDCPRCGFPAGQDRDNPPDPPRTEPYKTHLAYVRERRSDADGEAILAEALAKLRGEI, from the coding sequence GTGGCAAGTGGCAACGCGATCCGAGGAAGCCGGGTCGGGGCGGGGCCGATGGGCGAGGCCGAGCGCGGCGAGTCCGCACCCCGGCTGCGCATCTCCTTCTGGTGCTCCAACGGGCACGAGACGGTCCCCAGCTTCGCCAGCGACGCGCAGGTTCCCGAGACCTGGGACTGCCCGCGCTGCGGCTTCCCCGCAGGACAGGACCGGGACAACCCGCCGGACCCGCCGCGCACCGAGCCGTACAAGACGCACCTCGCGTACGTACGGGAGCGGCGCAGTGACGCGGACGGCGAGGCGATCCTCGCCGAGGCGCTCGCCAAACTGCGGGGCGAAATCTAG
- the secG gene encoding preprotein translocase subunit SecG: MGFSIALIVFSLLLMLLVLMHKGKGGGLSDMFGGGMQSSVGGSSVAERNLDRITVVIGLLWFACIVVLGILMKVNN, encoded by the coding sequence ATGGGGTTCTCGATCGCCCTCATCGTCTTCAGCCTGCTGCTGATGCTGCTGGTGCTGATGCACAAGGGCAAGGGCGGCGGCCTCTCCGACATGTTCGGTGGCGGCATGCAGTCGTCCGTCGGTGGCTCCTCGGTCGCCGAGCGCAACCTCGACCGCATCACCGTGGTGATCGGTCTGCTCTGGTTCGCGTGCATTGTCGTGCTCGGCATCCTGATGAAGGTCAACAACTGA
- a CDS encoding PadR family transcriptional regulator, whose product MRLSLLALLARGPAHGYELKQGLEQLLGAAYPQPNVGQIYVTLGRLEKSGLIEGEEVEQSSRPNKKIYHLTDAGREALRAWYEETADEPRVRDEFFMKLALAPQTGLADQIALINKQRRQYLNTMRDLSKLAAAEDRDNRISQLLIEGAMLHLQADLDWLERCQEELEEQE is encoded by the coding sequence GTGCGGCTGTCCCTCCTGGCCCTGCTGGCGCGCGGACCCGCCCACGGCTACGAGCTCAAGCAGGGCCTTGAGCAACTGCTGGGTGCCGCGTACCCTCAGCCGAACGTCGGCCAGATCTATGTGACGCTCGGCCGCCTCGAGAAGTCGGGACTGATCGAGGGCGAGGAAGTCGAGCAGTCGAGCCGGCCCAACAAGAAGATCTATCACCTCACCGACGCCGGGCGTGAGGCGCTGCGCGCCTGGTACGAGGAGACGGCGGACGAGCCGCGCGTACGGGACGAGTTCTTCATGAAGCTCGCGCTCGCACCGCAGACCGGTCTCGCCGACCAGATCGCCCTGATCAACAAGCAGCGGCGCCAGTATCTGAACACCATGCGCGATCTGTCGAAGCTCGCCGCGGCCGAGGACCGGGACAACCGCATCTCCCAGCTGCTCATCGAGGGCGCCATGCTGCATCTGCAAGCCGACCTCGACTGGCTGGAGCGCTGCCAGGAGGAGTTGGAGGAGCAGGAATGA